The genomic stretch TCGTCGCTGTGGAAGCACACCGGCCAGCCGCGCAGGTGGCGATCGCGAACGCGAAAGCAACGGGGTTGGATATCGACGTCATCAACGCTAAAGCCGAAACCTTCCTTGCCAACGAGCCCACGCACCTGTTTGACGTCGCACTCCTTGACCCGCCGTACGATATTTCGGATGAAGAACTTGCGATCGTGCTGTCGCTACTCGAGCCGCATTTGAAAGATGACGCGATGGTTGTCGTCGAACGGAGTAAGAAAGCACCGGAGCCACAGTGGCCGGCCAGCCTCGTTCACGATGATGTCCGCAAGCTGGGAGACACACGCGTGTGGAGCGCTGTTGTGCGCATAGAACAGGCACAACCAGTAGAATAGAGGCCATGAGTATCGCCGTTTGCCCCGGATCGTTCGATCCGCTGACCTTGGGCCACGTTGATGTCGTCAAACGTGCCCGCGGTATGTTTGACGAGGTGATCGTCGGCGTGGCACAGAACGCGAAGAAACGATACTTGTTTAGCGACGCCGAACGGGTGGCCCTTGCCCGGGAAGCCTTACAGGGTATTGACGGCGTGCGTGTTGAACTCGTCGGCGGCCTTTTGGCGGATTTCGTTCGCGAACGTGGCGCAGTAGCAATAGTTAAAGGTTTGCGCGGGGCCGCTGATTACGACGACGAACAGGCCATGGCACTGCTCAACCGTCACCTGAGCGGGATTGAAACCGTGTTTATTATGGG from Trueperella bialowiezensis encodes the following:
- the rsmD gene encoding 16S rRNA (guanine(966)-N(2))-methyltransferase RsmD, whose product is MTRIVAGTAGGLKLNVPKSGTRPTSERVREAIFSRLEHYGYIEDCAILDLYAGSGALGLEAKSRGASRVVAVEAHRPAAQVAIANAKATGLDIDVINAKAETFLANEPTHLFDVALLDPPYDISDEELAIVLSLLEPHLKDDAMVVVERSKKAPEPQWPASLVHDDVRKLGDTRVWSAVVRIEQAQPVE
- the coaD gene encoding pantetheine-phosphate adenylyltransferase: MSIAVCPGSFDPLTLGHVDVVKRARGMFDEVIVGVAQNAKKRYLFSDAERVALAREALQGIDGVRVELVGGLLADFVRERGAVAIVKGLRGAADYDDEQAMALLNRHLSGIETVFIMGDPALNHVASSFVKEIAAYGGKIDDLVTANVAQALTEKVQR